In the Candidatus Binatota bacterium genome, one interval contains:
- the recO gene encoding DNA repair protein RecO, with the protein MLSRLAVGTGRVAVLERSAVEDITTDAFVLRTVAYGESDRVVIMLSDQYGKLAGMAKGARRSKRRFAGGALEPFQRLRVRFGRRAHSSMVFLHDARVELSYNVVGDDDLAGFAWASYLSELTDLMTPERDPCPELFDLYEQAVAAVARGEEAARVGHHFMLVLLDQGGWKPDFSMCGICAEGIVEASRPVLDPRGSGVVCSRHEAERLGLGPDDPSFKPSRRVIETRLLDYVGHASRGVPDSSVTTDPELVATATAMLDRLVELHLPRQPRSRALRDSLMG; encoded by the coding sequence CTGTTGTCAAGGCTTGCGGTCGGCACCGGGCGCGTTGCCGTGCTAGAAAGGTCGGCGGTGGAAGACATTACTACCGATGCTTTCGTACTGCGCACGGTGGCCTACGGCGAATCGGATCGCGTGGTCATCATGCTCAGCGACCAGTACGGCAAGCTGGCGGGCATGGCCAAGGGTGCGCGCCGATCAAAGCGCCGCTTTGCCGGCGGTGCGCTCGAGCCCTTCCAGCGCCTGCGGGTCAGGTTCGGGCGGCGCGCCCACTCCTCGATGGTGTTCCTGCACGACGCGCGCGTGGAGCTGAGCTACAACGTGGTAGGCGACGACGACCTCGCCGGCTTTGCCTGGGCCAGCTACCTGAGCGAGCTGACCGACTTGATGACCCCCGAACGCGACCCCTGCCCCGAACTGTTTGACCTCTACGAGCAAGCCGTCGCTGCCGTAGCCCGCGGCGAAGAGGCGGCCAGGGTCGGGCATCACTTCATGCTCGTGCTGTTGGACCAGGGCGGGTGGAAGCCTGATTTTTCGATGTGTGGAATCTGTGCCGAGGGCATAGTCGAAGCCTCGCGGCCGGTGCTCGACCCGCGCGGCAGCGGCGTGGTGTGTTCGCGGCACGAAGCCGAACGCCTGGGCCTGGGGCCCGACGATCCGTCGTTCAAACCCAGTCGTCGCGTGATCGAAACACGCCTGCTCGACTACGTCGGTCACGCCTCCCGGGGGGTGCCCGACAGCAGCGTCACTACCGACCCCGAGCTGGTGGCCACGGCCACGGCCATGCTCGACCGCCTGGTGGAGCTGCACTTGCCACGCCAGCCCCGCTCGCGTGCACTGCGCGACTCGCTGATGGGCTGA
- a CDS encoding nuclear transport factor 2 family protein gives MARKPRKNAVNTTEANNTELAGAFWQALYSRDWQKVAGFFDDASHYEDVPAPDRGADGARAITGRLRIGLESIDGYRHECERIVAQGDVVVTEHTEHWSWSSGEQVSLPFVSVQVIAEGRIRLWRDYWNLPTLLDGAPGWWLEHIMQFDVEDFERLADGVPPPANK, from the coding sequence CTGGCCCGCAAACCAAGGAAAAACGCTGTGAACACGACCGAGGCCAACAACACAGAACTGGCGGGCGCCTTCTGGCAGGCGCTTTACTCGCGCGACTGGCAAAAGGTGGCCGGGTTTTTTGACGACGCCAGTCACTACGAAGACGTGCCCGCGCCCGACCGCGGCGCCGATGGTGCGCGCGCCATCACCGGCCGACTGCGTATCGGCCTGGAATCGATCGATGGCTACCGGCACGAGTGCGAGCGCATCGTGGCCCAGGGCGACGTGGTGGTCACCGAACACACCGAGCACTGGAGTTGGTCAAGCGGCGAGCAGGTATCGCTCCCCTTCGTGTCGGTGCAGGTCATCGCTGAAGGCCGGATTCGACTCTGGCGCGACTACTGGAACCTGCCCACGCTGCTCGACGGTGCGCCGGGCTGGTGGCTGGAGCACATAATGCAGTTCGACGTCGAAGACTTCGAGCGGCTGGCTGATGGCGTACCGCCGCCGGCCAACAAGTAG
- a CDS encoding cytochrome P450 yields MQLSDIDLLDPDNFLDGQPHEVYDLLRREAPVFWHDEPGGAGFWVLTRYDDVRYVSRTPAVFSNTPHMLIWDPEPELAHTLAGVMLNMDPPRHTEYRNTINKGFVPKRIDKLADYIAGVAREIVDEVASRGECDFVEDVAAITPMRMICELFGIPESERRYAYDLANRLISSDDPEMAKGSSPDEAFIETFEYAVKLRKLKLEHPADDLATMVVNAELDGKPVDDMVFGTFVMMMIVAGNETTRTVTSNGLLRLIEHPEQRQQLVDDPSLIPVAVEELLRYDPGVHHFRRTAMEDTEVGGVEIKKGQKVTLWYGSANRDEAVFDDPHRFDINRNNASEHLSFGIGQHYCLGASLARAQLKAIFTEVLTRMPDIELAAPPRRLRSNFINGVKEMRITYTPS; encoded by the coding sequence ATGCAGCTTTCGGATATTGACCTGCTCGACCCGGACAATTTTTTAGACGGCCAGCCGCACGAGGTCTACGATCTGCTCAGGCGCGAGGCGCCGGTGTTCTGGCACGATGAGCCGGGCGGCGCGGGGTTCTGGGTGCTCACGCGCTACGACGATGTGCGCTACGTGTCGCGCACGCCGGCGGTGTTCAGCAACACCCCTCACATGCTGATCTGGGATCCCGAGCCTGAACTGGCGCACACCCTCGCGGGCGTGATGCTCAACATGGACCCGCCGCGGCACACCGAGTACCGCAATACGATCAACAAGGGTTTCGTGCCCAAGCGTATCGACAAGCTGGCCGACTACATCGCCGGGGTGGCGCGCGAGATCGTCGACGAAGTGGCGTCGAGGGGCGAGTGCGATTTCGTGGAGGACGTTGCGGCTATCACTCCAATGAGGATGATCTGCGAGCTGTTCGGCATTCCCGAGAGCGAGCGCCGCTACGCATACGACCTCGCCAACCGCCTCATCTCGTCCGATGATCCCGAGATGGCCAAGGGCAGCAGCCCTGACGAGGCGTTCATCGAAACCTTCGAGTACGCGGTTAAGTTGCGCAAGCTCAAGCTTGAGCACCCGGCCGATGATCTTGCCACCATGGTGGTCAACGCCGAGCTCGACGGTAAGCCGGTGGATGACATGGTGTTCGGCACCTTCGTGATGATGATGATTGTGGCGGGCAACGAGACCACGCGTACCGTGACGAGCAACGGCCTGCTGCGCCTGATAGAGCATCCGGAACAGCGGCAGCAGCTCGTGGATGACCCCTCGCTCATACCTGTCGCCGTCGAAGAACTGCTACGCTACGACCCGGGTGTGCATCACTTTCGTCGCACAGCCATGGAGGACACCGAGGTGGGCGGCGTCGAGATTAAAAAAGGCCAGAAGGTTACGCTTTGGTACGGTTCAGCCAACCGAGACGAGGCGGTGTTTGACGACCCGCACCGTTTTGACATCAACCGCAACAACGCGAGCGAGCATCTTAGCTTCGGCATCGGCCAGCACTACTGCCTGGGTGCGTCTCTGGCCCGCGCGCAGCTCAAGGCCATTTTTACCGAGGTGCTCACGCGTATGCCGGACATCGAACTGGCTGCTCCCCCGCGCCGCCTGCGCTCCAACTTCATCAACGGCGTCAAGGAGATGCGCATAACCTACACTCCCTCCTGA
- a CDS encoding TIGR03619 family F420-dependent LLM class oxidoreductase: MKLGLYLRNMGDASAPDTVRDCALGAEAAGLDDLWLADHIAIPPDDAEGSNGRYLDPLATLAWLAGLTERIHLGTGVLVLPYRPALPTAKWVATIQELSGGRMLFGVGAGWMEAEFRAVGVPRNRRGAVTDETLSFITNCFDNDEVESNGQPLLFRPRPAAPPLFVGGNSPQALERAVRFGGGWMPMGSDPAKLAGQVETFRRDSAAAGHPDPEVALITGLELGDTAQALDQLAGFAAVGVTRVVHAQRYSDAAVFVAAAEALVDAGSRLAG; this comes from the coding sequence ATGAAGCTGGGGCTCTACCTGCGCAACATGGGAGACGCTTCGGCGCCCGATACCGTGCGCGACTGTGCGCTGGGGGCAGAGGCGGCAGGCCTGGACGACCTGTGGCTTGCCGATCATATAGCCATCCCGCCCGACGACGCCGAGGGCTCCAACGGTCGTTATCTTGACCCGCTGGCCACGCTGGCGTGGCTGGCCGGGCTGACCGAGCGCATACACCTGGGCACCGGCGTGCTGGTGTTGCCCTACCGTCCGGCCCTGCCGACGGCCAAGTGGGTGGCGACCATACAGGAACTCTCGGGTGGCCGTATGCTGTTCGGCGTTGGAGCGGGCTGGATGGAAGCAGAGTTCCGCGCGGTGGGTGTGCCGCGAAATCGCCGGGGCGCGGTGACAGACGAGACCCTCTCTTTTATTACGAACTGCTTTGACAACGACGAGGTCGAGTCTAACGGACAGCCGTTGCTGTTCAGGCCGCGCCCGGCCGCGCCGCCGCTGTTCGTGGGCGGCAACTCGCCGCAGGCCCTGGAGCGCGCGGTTCGTTTTGGAGGTGGCTGGATGCCCATGGGATCTGATCCCGCCAAACTAGCCGGCCAGGTAGAAACATTTCGTCGTGATTCAGCGGCGGCCGGCCACCCCGACCCCGAGGTTGCCCTTATCACCGGGCTGGAGTTAGGCGACACCGCGCAAGCGCTAGACCAGCTCGCAGGCTTTGCGGCAGTAGGGGTCACCCGCGTGGTGCACGCCCAGCGCTATTCGGATGCAGCCGTTTTCGTGGCAGCGGCCGAGGCGCTGGTTGACGCCGGCTCAAGGCTGGCAGGCTGA
- a CDS encoding TetR/AcrR family transcriptional regulator, with the protein MIAVAVDKAGRLRFPGVRVPPPVLSKEDERALSARQLDLLEELEAQLLRGGVAELTMAGLAERVNCSLRTLYGIAPSKDELLLAVVDRRLRRIGRAAVEKLDAKMTPIDALRAYLRAANEAVQSEAVTMSADFASLAGAQRLFADHEAYLSAVAHSLLDRAVAEGQIAAVDTAAVAHVLGSLGREFAQAEVAEIARESPKQTADAITELVLQGLLAGRGET; encoded by the coding sequence TTGATCGCCGTGGCCGTCGACAAGGCGGGGCGGTTACGATTTCCCGGCGTGCGGGTGCCGCCGCCGGTGTTGTCAAAGGAAGACGAGCGTGCGCTCAGCGCCCGCCAGCTCGATCTCCTCGAAGAACTCGAAGCCCAACTGCTCAGGGGCGGCGTGGCCGAGCTCACCATGGCCGGCCTGGCCGAGCGCGTAAACTGTTCGCTCAGGACTCTCTACGGTATCGCGCCCAGCAAGGACGAGCTGCTGCTTGCGGTAGTCGATCGCCGGCTACGGCGCATAGGCAGGGCGGCGGTCGAAAAACTCGACGCGAAGATGACCCCCATCGACGCCTTGCGTGCTTACCTGCGCGCGGCCAACGAAGCCGTGCAATCCGAGGCCGTCACCATGTCGGCCGACTTTGCCAGCCTCGCGGGTGCCCAGCGACTGTTTGCCGACCACGAGGCCTACCTGTCGGCGGTGGCCCACAGCCTGCTCGATCGCGCGGTTGCCGAAGGGCAGATCGCCGCCGTCGACACGGCTGCTGTAGCCCACGTGCTGGGCAGCCTCGGTCGCGAGTTTGCCCAGGCCGAGGTAGCCGAGATAGCGCGCGAGTCGCCCAAGCAAACGGCCGATGCCATTACCGAGCTCGTGCTTCAGGGGCTGCTCGCCGGGCGCGGCGAGACGTGA
- a CDS encoding DUF1446 domain-containing protein, with protein MASPIRIANCSGFYGDRLSAAREMVEGGPIDVLTGDWLAELTMLILARTRMKHPSGGYARTFVAQMEQVMGSCLDKGIKVVTNAGGLAPDSCAEAVSEVANKLGLAPKIAYLRGDDLLPRVGELVEAGSLLELESERPIEDASAFLTANAYLGCWGIVDALNAGADIVITGRVTDAAVVCGPAAWHHGWKRDDFNELAGAVVAGHVIECGAQATGGNYSFFTEIEQMLNVGFPWAEIAEDGSSVIGKHDGTGGEVSVGTVTSQLLYEIGGPRYLGPDVTTRFDTIEIEQQAPDRVLLHGTQGEPPPSTLKVCINRAGGFRNDMNLCLTGLDIEAKAKLVEEGFWNACPYSPEDFAFASTSLIRTDSNDPDANEEAVAMLRISVKDPDEKKVGRAFANSGIEIALASIPGFFGVGGPGGGRPFGVMEAARVAADVVPAELVLPGGESRQVSSVIPGAEINVTPAPGPEAAVPGGSTRRAALGEVYGARSGDKGGNANLGVFARSDEAWAWIDGFLTTEKFKQLLPEAAELKVERFRLPALRSLNFVVHGLLQEGVAASTRQDPQAKGLGEWLRARVVDLPEELLA; from the coding sequence ATGGCTTCGCCAATACGCATTGCTAACTGCTCAGGTTTTTACGGCGACCGTCTCAGTGCTGCCCGCGAGATGGTCGAGGGTGGTCCCATTGACGTGCTCACGGGTGACTGGCTCGCCGAGCTCACCATGCTCATCCTCGCGCGCACGCGCATGAAGCACCCCAGCGGCGGTTACGCGCGCACCTTCGTGGCGCAGATGGAGCAGGTGATGGGCAGCTGCCTCGACAAGGGCATAAAGGTTGTCACGAACGCTGGCGGCCTTGCCCCCGACTCCTGCGCCGAGGCCGTATCCGAGGTCGCAAACAAGCTCGGGCTGGCACCTAAGATTGCCTACCTGCGCGGCGACGACCTGCTGCCACGCGTGGGCGAGCTGGTCGAGGCCGGCAGCCTGCTCGAGCTCGAAAGCGAACGCCCGATCGAAGACGCGTCGGCTTTTCTCACGGCCAACGCCTATCTTGGCTGCTGGGGTATCGTGGACGCGCTCAACGCGGGTGCCGACATAGTAATAACCGGTCGCGTCACCGACGCGGCGGTGGTGTGCGGCCCTGCCGCCTGGCACCACGGCTGGAAACGCGACGACTTTAACGAGCTGGCGGGCGCCGTGGTGGCGGGTCACGTCATTGAGTGTGGCGCCCAGGCTACCGGTGGCAACTACTCGTTCTTTACCGAGATCGAGCAGATGCTCAACGTAGGTTTTCCCTGGGCCGAGATCGCCGAGGATGGATCTTCGGTCATCGGCAAACACGACGGTACCGGTGGCGAGGTGTCGGTGGGCACCGTCACTTCGCAACTGCTCTACGAGATTGGTGGACCGCGCTACCTTGGCCCCGACGTGACCACACGCTTTGACACGATCGAGATCGAGCAGCAGGCACCCGACCGCGTACTTCTGCACGGCACCCAGGGTGAGCCGCCGCCCTCGACCCTGAAGGTGTGCATCAACCGCGCGGGTGGTTTTCGCAACGACATGAACCTGTGCCTGACCGGCCTGGACATAGAGGCCAAGGCCAAACTGGTAGAAGAAGGTTTCTGGAACGCTTGCCCATACTCGCCGGAAGACTTTGCTTTCGCCTCCACCAGCCTGATACGAACCGACAGCAACGACCCGGACGCCAACGAAGAGGCGGTGGCCATGCTGCGCATCAGCGTCAAGGATCCAGATGAAAAGAAAGTCGGCCGCGCTTTTGCCAACTCGGGTATAGAGATCGCGCTGGCCAGCATCCCCGGCTTCTTCGGCGTGGGTGGTCCCGGTGGCGGGCGTCCCTTTGGTGTCATGGAGGCGGCGCGCGTGGCAGCCGACGTCGTACCGGCCGAGCTGGTGTTGCCGGGCGGTGAGTCGCGGCAGGTGTCGTCGGTGATACCCGGTGCCGAGATAAACGTGACTCCGGCACCCGGACCGGAAGCCGCGGTGCCGGGAGGCTCGACCCGCCGCGCTGCGCTGGGTGAAGTCTACGGCGCACGGTCGGGCGACAAGGGCGGCAACGCGAACCTGGGCGTGTTTGCGCGCAGCGACGAGGCCTGGGCGTGGATCGATGGTTTCCTTACCACCGAGAAGTTCAAACAACTGCTGCCCGAGGCAGCCGAACTCAAGGTGGAGCGCTTCCGGCTGCCGGCGCTTCGTTCGCTCAACTTCGTGGTGCATGGCTTGCTGCAGGAGGGCGTGGCGGCTTCCACCCGGCAGGATCCGCAGGCCAAGGGGCTGGGCGAATGGCTGCGGGCGCGCGTGGTCGACCTGCCCGAGGAACTACTGGCTTGA
- a CDS encoding carbamoyl-phosphate synthase L chain ATP-binding protein: MSFATLLVANRGEIARRIIRSAQQMGIRCVAVYVDADALAPFVGEADEAVRLDTSYLDGAAVLEAARVTGAEALHPGYGFLSENAAFAAQVMAAGLLWVGPSVECIEQMGDKIAARALAVKAGVPVLPGSESTDDADKVGYPLLVKAAAGGGGKGMRIVESADGLEEGVASAKREAASGFGDDRVFIERYVARARHIEIQILGDEHGKVVHLGERECSIQRRHQKIIEESPSPRVDDKLRQAMADAALGLAGELGYRSAGTVEFLLDDDTGEFFFLEVNTRLQVEHPVTELVTGLDLVREQLRVAAGEPLGYGQEDISSNGWAVEARLYAENPANDFLPETGTLSAFEPAATPELRWDSGVEQGSVIGPDFDPMLGKVIAHAPTREEAAGKLALGLARTHLGGVVTNRDFLVAVLRSEEFLAGDTTTDFIDRVAPARALEPSEAELTHAARVAALWVQGVNRSEATVLATVPSGWQIGRLPDQRLTLDHGEGSTAVRYHSRRDGSFCFDDGSVARVHHWSEQGIDVEIAGRRTRVLVTRAGAQLIVQCGNGDIVFSEQPRFVLPGAEQDEGGFLARMPGKVIELRVKVGDTVADGDTVLVLEAMKMEHPMRANEDGVVVEVRVEEGEQVEAGTLLLVVETAADENEVDKTG, from the coding sequence ATGAGCTTTGCGACGTTACTTGTTGCCAACCGCGGCGAGATCGCCCGGCGTATTATTCGCAGCGCCCAGCAGATGGGCATTCGCTGCGTGGCCGTGTACGTGGACGCCGACGCGCTCGCGCCTTTTGTGGGCGAGGCCGACGAGGCGGTACGCCTCGACACGTCATATCTCGACGGCGCGGCTGTGCTCGAGGCGGCCAGGGTCACCGGCGCCGAAGCCCTGCACCCGGGCTACGGTTTCCTGTCGGAGAACGCCGCCTTTGCGGCCCAGGTGATGGCCGCGGGCCTGCTGTGGGTGGGGCCGTCGGTTGAGTGCATTGAGCAGATGGGCGACAAGATCGCCGCCCGCGCGCTTGCGGTCAAGGCGGGCGTACCAGTGCTCCCGGGCTCAGAAAGTACCGACGACGCCGACAAGGTGGGATACCCGCTGCTGGTCAAGGCAGCCGCCGGTGGTGGCGGCAAGGGCATGCGCATTGTCGAGTCGGCCGACGGGCTCGAAGAAGGCGTGGCCTCGGCCAAGCGTGAGGCGGCCAGTGGGTTTGGTGACGACAGGGTTTTTATCGAGCGCTACGTGGCCCGCGCACGCCACATCGAGATACAGATACTGGGCGACGAGCACGGCAAGGTTGTGCACCTGGGCGAGCGCGAGTGCTCCATCCAACGTCGTCATCAGAAAATAATAGAGGAGTCGCCCTCGCCGCGAGTCGACGACAAGCTGCGACAGGCCATGGCCGACGCCGCCCTCGGCTTGGCCGGCGAGCTGGGTTATCGCTCGGCGGGAACGGTGGAGTTCCTGCTCGACGACGATACGGGCGAGTTCTTTTTTCTCGAGGTCAACACCCGCTTGCAGGTGGAGCACCCGGTAACCGAACTGGTCACCGGCCTCGATCTCGTGCGCGAGCAGTTGCGCGTGGCCGCCGGCGAGCCGCTGGGCTACGGCCAGGAAGACATAAGCAGTAACGGCTGGGCGGTCGAGGCGCGCTTGTACGCCGAGAACCCGGCCAACGATTTTCTACCCGAGACCGGCACGCTGTCTGCCTTTGAGCCGGCGGCTACTCCCGAGCTACGCTGGGACAGCGGTGTGGAGCAGGGCTCGGTCATCGGCCCTGACTTTGACCCCATGCTGGGCAAGGTCATAGCCCACGCGCCCACGCGAGAAGAAGCTGCGGGCAAGCTGGCGCTGGGGCTGGCGCGCACTCACCTGGGCGGCGTTGTGACCAACCGCGACTTTCTCGTGGCGGTGCTGCGCTCGGAGGAGTTCCTCGCGGGCGATACGACCACTGATTTTATCGACCGCGTGGCGCCGGCCCGCGCGCTTGAGCCGTCAGAGGCCGAACTAACCCACGCTGCACGAGTGGCCGCCCTGTGGGTGCAGGGCGTCAACCGTTCCGAGGCAACAGTGCTGGCCACGGTGCCAAGCGGCTGGCAGATCGGCCGTCTGCCCGACCAGCGGCTCACGCTTGATCACGGCGAGGGCAGCACAGCCGTGCGCTATCATTCCCGGCGCGATGGCAGTTTTTGTTTTGACGACGGCAGCGTCGCGCGCGTGCACCACTGGAGCGAGCAGGGCATAGACGTGGAGATTGCCGGCCGTCGTACGAGAGTGCTCGTGACCCGCGCGGGTGCGCAGTTGATCGTGCAGTGCGGCAACGGCGACATCGTTTTCAGCGAGCAGCCGCGCTTCGTGCTGCCGGGTGCCGAGCAGGACGAGGGTGGTTTCCTGGCCCGCATGCCCGGCAAGGTTATAGAGCTGCGCGTGAAGGTCGGCGACACGGTGGCGGACGGCGACACGGTGCTCGTGCTCGAGGCCATGAAGATGGAGCACCCCATGCGTGCCAACGAAGACGGAGTGGTCGTGGAGGTGAGGGTTGAAGAGGGCGAGCAGGTAGAGGCGGGCACGTTGCTGCTGGTCGTGGAGACTGCCGCCGACGAGAACGAAGTCGACAAGACTGGCTGA